DNA from Drosophila suzukii chromosome 2R, CBGP_Dsuzu_IsoJpt1.0, whole genome shotgun sequence:
TTTGCAGGCCTTTAGCGACAGATGAGGGATGTTCCAGGGTAGGAGCCTCGGTTTTGGGTACAGATAATTTAAAAGATGCAATTAAACTTATTTCCCACATCCTCCATGGGTTCTACTTTATAATTTCAATGGTGCTATCGATTGGGTTCACATGCGAAGTTAACAGCATTCCCAGTCACTTGGCGGGTTTGCCAGTTAACTATTTGGCTGCCTTGCACCTCGACATTAAGCCAGTTGGAGAACTGCAGCCGAGCTGGATTCAGACGGTTAACCCAGTTTTAATAATCACGAAGTGGAAGTTACTCCGCGGTAATTACCTTTTGCATTCGCTagatttttcaatttttttgtttcgccTTTACTTTGCGGCACGAACGGCAGTTCGGCGGTGACTGACATATCGCATCGTATAAATCGCAGCCAAAGTCGAAACTTAATAATTTTAGAGCCCAGGCGGTGGCGTTTTGGTTGGGCCCGAAAATTATGAATTCCCGTTTAGCCGCCGATATGCTACACTGCGCGAAAAGCCCTATGCCACCGCCTTCTTCTTCCGACCGAAATTCTCGCCATCCTCCAGGGTCTCCGGCAGCAGAGTTCCTCGTGTCTCCGGTATGAAAATAGTGCCCACCATGGACAGTACGGAGAACAGCCCGAAGATGAGTGGCGCTATCCACAAGGCATAGGCATCCAGGTCGCAGATCAGGGGGGCCACAATGGAGCCCACCCTGCCGATCATGGAGCAGAGACCCACTCCACTGGACCGCACCACCGTGGGAAAGAGCTCTGCGCCGTATAGATAGACATTCGGGAAGGTGACCGAGGCCCCGAAGAGGCCAATGGTGGCGCAGGCCACTTGGACCACCTCACCCTGGGTGGAGAGGGCGGCCAGGAGGAGCAGGCCCACGGCACTGCAGCCGTTGGAGAGCAGCAGCGTCTTCTTGCGACCCAGGTACTTGGTCATGATCACGCAGAGACAGGTGCCCGGAATACCCACCACGGCGGCGATCAGGTTGCTGATGAAGATGTCCCCCCCCAGCTTGGAGACATACTGGGCCGTGCCGTAGTAGACCATGCAGACCACCAGCCAGTTGTTGGCCATGCAGATGGTCTTGATCCGCAGGTAGGGTGTCCGGAAGAGGTCCAGCATGGTGCCCTTCTTCACCGGCTGCCGGGCGGCCAGGGTTGCATAAGCCGCCTCAATTTCCGGCCGGATCGTTTCCGTCGGCGCCCTGTTGCACTTGGCGATCTTCTCCAGAATCTTAATGGACTTGTCCAGCCTGCCGGTGGTGAAGAGCCATCGCGGAGACTCCGGCACCAGCCAAATGTAGATCACGAATACGGCCGAGAAGATCGTGATGCTGAACTGATACCATCGCCACTCCCGGATAAAGTAGGCGAAAACGGCCAGGGAGGCGTGGCCGATGTTGAAGGGTAGTTGGTACAAAATGGCCACCACTTCGCGCTTCTTGGGCCCCACGATCTCCATGAGCAAGACGAAGCTGCGGGAGGGATAAGTTATTTGGGGATATATAAGGATTTGAATCTTTAAGGATGTGCCTTCGAACCCACCTGGTGGTCATCGTACCCGCCGTGGCCACAGCCACTAGGAATCGAAAGATGCAGTAGAACCAAAAATAGGGCGATACGCAGACGATTAGTCCACTGAACAGCTGCAAGAAACAGCTAAGCAGGAAAGCCGGGCGGCGTCCAAATCTGGGGGTTACAAATtggtttattaaaaaaatagaaaaccaatttataataatattaagaAGAACTGTCATAACTCTGGAAGGTAAAAATTTTGAGTTTCATAGACATCGAAtaa
Protein-coding regions in this window:
- the LOC108018783 gene encoding organic cation transporter protein, encoding MADRPQNAREPKPLKPPTKTADPIISQIGDFRRYQLFFFFIIMLCKFGTGWHTLGHIFLAAPTPLSCTTTNVTDPCSDECSETEFDTSVFKSTIITEWDLTCDKKQLASISQSLVMLGILVGSLVFGMLADRFGRRPAFLLSCFLQLFSGLIVCVSPYFWFYCIFRFLVAVATAGTMTTSFVLLMEIVGPKKREVVAILYQLPFNIGHASLAVFAYFIREWRWYQFSITIFSAVFVIYIWLVPESPRWLFTTGRLDKSIKILEKIAKCNRAPTETIRPEIEAAYATLAARQPVKKGTMLDLFRTPYLRIKTICMANNWLVVCMVYYGTAQYVSKLGGDIFISNLIAAVVGIPGTCLCVIMTKYLGRKKTLLLSNGCSAVGLLLLAALSTQGEVVQVACATIGLFGASVTFPNVYLYGAELFPTVVRSSGVGLCSMIGRVGSIVAPLICDLDAYALWIAPLIFGLFSVLSMVGTIFIPETRGTLLPETLEDGENFGRKKKAVA